From the Roseibium salinum genome, one window contains:
- a CDS encoding AbrB family transcriptional regulator, whose translation MDLPAAWLSGAMVFVAAATLSGVPTLMPVRLRDALFVMIGISMGGGVRPDVVERIGEWPVSMAMLVAVMISVTLAGYVVLHYGAKWSKETAYFGAIPGALSYVMALATERGADLPRIASSQSLRLFVLVAILPFAVVSSSGGADGNGTSDLVARPLDFLIGLPLCLAASWIAVKTRIPGGWMTGAFFMSAGLNATGALTLVLPDVVVLSCFVMMGAHIGCRFGAMTVRQFIGVLGASLGAFSAAFLTSILGAWIVARLVGIPFGQALLAYAPGGLEVMTLLAFMLDLDPAFVAAHQIARFTAMVLLLPFVTALVLGRK comes from the coding sequence ATGGACCTTCCCGCCGCCTGGCTCTCGGGCGCCATGGTGTTCGTCGCGGCCGCGACCCTGTCCGGCGTGCCCACGCTCATGCCGGTCCGGCTCCGGGATGCGCTGTTCGTCATGATCGGTATTTCCATGGGCGGCGGCGTCCGGCCGGATGTGGTCGAGCGGATCGGCGAATGGCCGGTTTCCATGGCCATGCTGGTGGCGGTGATGATCAGCGTGACACTCGCCGGCTACGTGGTTTTGCACTATGGCGCCAAGTGGTCGAAAGAGACGGCCTATTTCGGCGCCATACCGGGAGCGCTGTCCTATGTGATGGCGCTTGCCACCGAGCGGGGCGCCGATCTGCCACGCATCGCCTCCAGCCAGTCGCTGCGCCTGTTCGTGCTGGTGGCGATACTGCCTTTCGCGGTCGTCTCCTCAAGCGGCGGGGCGGACGGGAACGGCACTTCGGACCTGGTGGCAAGGCCGCTGGATTTCCTCATCGGATTGCCCCTCTGCCTGGCCGCCAGCTGGATCGCGGTCAAGACAAGGATCCCCGGCGGCTGGATGACCGGGGCCTTCTTCATGAGCGCCGGCCTGAACGCCACGGGCGCTCTGACACTGGTCCTGCCGGACGTCGTCGTGTTGTCCTGTTTCGTCATGATGGGGGCGCATATCGGCTGTCGTTTCGGTGCCATGACCGTGCGCCAGTTCATCGGCGTGCTTGGTGCCTCGCTTGGGGCTTTCTCGGCCGCCTTCCTGACCTCGATCCTCGGCGCCTGGATCGTGGCCCGGCTGGTGGGCATCCCCTTCGGCCAGGCCTTGCTCGCCTATGCGCCGGGCGGTCTGGAGGTCATGACGCTGCTTGCCTTCATGCTAGACCTCGACCCGGCTTTCGTCGCGGCCCATCAGATTGCACGGTTCACGGCAATGGTGCTGCTGCTGCCGTTCGTTACGGCGCTGGTTCTCGGCAGGAAGTGA
- a CDS encoding glutathione S-transferase family protein: MRDLSTSSAFAAGGGRSRRYRLHGSPDSANLVIRMVLEELGIPYEDVPVDRLAAQQKSAAYRRLNPQGLIPVLEVPGQDAPVFETGAILLFLADRYQALAPARKSPAWGRFLKWLFFISNTLHSDLRISFRPQRYFPQEDGLELFSQTLIGRIAASFGHLEREIAETGGPFLLGDEPTCADYYLAGCARWAQIYRNQDRWNLADTPKLRFLLEQLEARPAVRKACRMELIDGLPFTAPVPVRSPGATA, translated from the coding sequence GTGCGCGATTTATCCACCAGTTCCGCTTTTGCCGCCGGCGGCGGGCGCTCTCGGCGCTACCGTCTCCATGGCTCGCCGGACAGCGCCAATCTTGTCATCCGCATGGTGCTGGAGGAACTCGGCATTCCTTATGAGGATGTTCCGGTTGACAGGCTGGCTGCACAGCAGAAATCCGCGGCCTATCGGAGGCTCAACCCGCAGGGTCTCATCCCGGTGCTGGAAGTGCCTGGTCAGGATGCGCCCGTCTTCGAAACCGGCGCGATCCTGCTCTTCCTGGCGGACAGATATCAGGCGCTGGCGCCTGCGCGAAAGTCCCCCGCCTGGGGACGGTTTCTCAAATGGCTGTTTTTCATCTCCAACACGCTGCATTCGGATCTGCGGATTTCCTTCAGGCCGCAGCGGTATTTCCCGCAGGAGGACGGGCTTGAGCTGTTCTCGCAAACCCTGATCGGGAGGATCGCGGCAAGCTTCGGGCATCTGGAGCGGGAAATCGCGGAAACCGGCGGTCCGTTTCTCCTTGGCGACGAACCGACCTGCGCCGATTATTACCTGGCAGGTTGCGCGCGGTGGGCTCAGATCTATCGCAATCAGGACAGGTGGAACCTGGCGGATACGCCGAAGTTGCGGTTTTTGCTGGAACAATTGGAAGCGCGGCCGGCTGTGCGCAAGGCGTGCCGGATGGAGCTGATAGACGGCCTGCCGTTCACCGCTCCGGTACCCGTGCGTTCGCCGGGCGCTACAGCCTGA
- a CDS encoding Crp/Fnr family transcriptional regulator — MPAVETLNKEELLGRSFIFEALDEQSRRELAEFAHVKRYSSGDVIFDAGTPGQSMMAIAEGSVRVSVLTPSARDVTLTELQAGDVFGEIALLDGGERSAGVHALTNCTLVVLERRSLLDVLNRNPALSIRLIELLCKRVRRSDERMMEFAFMNLSSRLARLLLRVTVAAPGSEEKPLTKLSLSQSEIASMTGNTRENVNRCLGKWQKSGLVELKSGWLIIRDRAGLEALAEEE; from the coding sequence ATGCCAGCTGTCGAAACCCTGAACAAGGAAGAATTGTTGGGCCGGAGCTTTATCTTCGAGGCCCTCGACGAACAAAGTCGGCGTGAACTGGCGGAATTCGCCCACGTGAAGCGGTATTCCTCGGGCGACGTCATCTTTGATGCGGGGACCCCCGGCCAGAGCATGATGGCCATTGCCGAAGGTTCGGTACGGGTCTCGGTGCTCACGCCAAGTGCTCGAGACGTCACGCTCACGGAGCTCCAGGCGGGCGACGTCTTTGGGGAGATCGCCCTTCTGGATGGCGGAGAACGGTCCGCGGGTGTGCACGCGCTCACCAATTGCACGCTGGTCGTGCTGGAAAGACGCTCCCTTCTGGACGTCCTCAACCGAAATCCCGCGCTTTCCATTCGTCTTATCGAACTGCTGTGCAAGCGCGTGAGACGGTCCGACGAACGGATGATGGAATTCGCCTTCATGAACCTGTCGTCGCGCCTTGCGCGGCTGCTGCTGCGCGTCACCGTTGCCGCGCCCGGCAGTGAAGAGAAGCCGTTGACCAAGCTCTCCTTGTCACAGTCGGAAATCGCAAGCATGACCGGGAATACGAGGGAAAACGTCAACCGTTGCCTGGGCAAGTGGCAAAAATCCGGCCTGGTTGAACTCAAGAGCGGATGGCTCATCATCCGTGACAGGGCCGGCCTGGAAGCCCTTGCGGAAGAGGAATGA
- a CDS encoding FecR domain-containing protein, which produces MSTYQCKWLLAIAWLLLAASAPASAQQVDGCDTAERRDPPRIIYECANGLVFEAEAAAQFDIQSSGGQPRPEAIRLEGDAVLIEVEPDSGSFQILTPHAIAAVRGTVYVVDVTADMTSVFVVRGQVEVSRLDGSDQVLLSAGDGVEVTDTTPLTVKQWPPEKVDRLLARFAR; this is translated from the coding sequence ATGTCAACATATCAATGCAAATGGCTCCTTGCGATCGCATGGCTGTTGCTCGCAGCTTCCGCGCCGGCTTCCGCCCAGCAGGTTGACGGCTGCGACACCGCGGAGCGCCGCGATCCGCCCCGGATCATCTATGAGTGCGCAAACGGTCTCGTGTTCGAAGCGGAGGCCGCGGCTCAATTCGACATTCAAAGCAGTGGCGGTCAGCCCAGACCCGAAGCGATCCGCCTCGAGGGCGATGCGGTGCTGATCGAGGTCGAACCTGACAGCGGCTCCTTTCAGATCCTGACACCTCATGCAATCGCCGCCGTCCGCGGGACGGTCTACGTGGTCGATGTCACGGCTGATATGACCTCGGTCTTTGTCGTGCGCGGCCAGGTCGAGGTCTCACGGCTCGACGGATCGGACCAGGTGTTGTTGTCGGCCGGCGACGGCGTGGAGGTCACTGACACCACGCCTTTGACCGTGAAGCAGTGGCCGCCTGAAAAGGTCGACAGACTGCTCGCCCGCTTTGCGCGATGA
- a CDS encoding CHASE2 domain-containing protein, whose product MRSRLPLLFALPVLLGACLWVGWLVQTHLSGRASLLDRAETVLLDLRILVIGQRKPPDDVVIVAIDDRTVTAAGRYPIGRDKLAGLVEKIRLAGARSLAIDILLIEETTRADDERLAEAISKVPAVIAAAGQFESKISGSATLPTPDTVLYPLHVFKSVARTGLVNLATDAGGTPRHVPVVFTTGTGPEPSFVLAAVAAHLGEMPSLAHNALNIGDRQQPLDFALHMPLNYYGPGGTVRTISAQTVLDGGEPGKPLDGRLVLVGTTAVGVGDKFGTPFDQIMPGVEVMATGIANLLDGSALVRNGTVRWIDAIAAVLLTAGALATLIVLPLSHATVLYLLSLAVWMVAITAGFMQGFWLSGALPVAASLPPVVLLAIVKQVYDRRQARRFEVATDALSRFHAPDLANRIAEDPDFLLRPVEQDAAILFVDLAGFTGLSERMGPVRTRDILKTFHTLVVNETVGNNGVVLDFMGDGAMICFGITGARPGNADDAVRCAFDLVAAVRGWIASSGLNLDITDVRVGGHFGPVVLSRLGHDSQQQIAATGDCVNVASRLMEAGKSFQTSVALSQTLMSAAGSCKPVPPRMETVVIRGRRQDIQAGLWTSEEACALSSSNFAAG is encoded by the coding sequence ATGAGATCCAGACTTCCCCTCCTGTTCGCGCTTCCCGTGTTGCTGGGCGCGTGTCTATGGGTCGGGTGGCTGGTACAAACACACCTGTCCGGACGGGCCAGCCTGCTGGACAGAGCGGAAACGGTTCTGCTGGACCTGCGCATTCTCGTGATTGGCCAGCGCAAGCCGCCTGATGACGTGGTGATCGTGGCGATTGACGACCGGACCGTGACTGCAGCGGGGCGGTACCCGATCGGCCGTGACAAGCTCGCCGGCCTTGTCGAGAAAATCAGACTGGCCGGTGCGCGGTCGCTGGCCATCGACATTCTGCTGATTGAAGAAACCACCCGCGCCGATGACGAACGCCTGGCGGAGGCAATCAGCAAGGTTCCGGCGGTGATCGCGGCGGCCGGACAGTTTGAAAGCAAGATCTCGGGCAGTGCCACTCTCCCTACGCCCGACACGGTCCTCTACCCCCTGCACGTGTTCAAGAGCGTCGCACGCACGGGCCTCGTCAATCTGGCGACCGATGCGGGCGGGACCCCGCGCCATGTTCCGGTTGTCTTTACAACGGGGACCGGCCCGGAGCCGTCCTTCGTTCTTGCGGCGGTGGCGGCGCATCTCGGCGAAATGCCTTCCCTGGCGCACAATGCCCTCAATATCGGTGACAGACAGCAGCCGCTCGATTTTGCCTTGCACATGCCACTGAACTATTATGGACCCGGCGGAACGGTTCGAACCATAAGCGCGCAGACGGTTCTTGACGGAGGCGAACCCGGCAAGCCGCTGGACGGGCGGCTTGTGCTGGTCGGAACGACAGCAGTCGGCGTAGGCGACAAGTTCGGCACACCATTCGACCAGATCATGCCGGGGGTGGAAGTGATGGCGACGGGCATAGCGAATCTTCTCGACGGATCCGCCCTTGTCCGCAATGGCACCGTTCGCTGGATCGATGCGATTGCCGCCGTGCTGCTGACCGCCGGGGCGCTCGCGACGCTGATCGTTCTGCCGCTGTCGCACGCAACCGTTCTCTACCTCCTGTCGCTCGCAGTGTGGATGGTGGCCATCACAGCCGGTTTCATGCAGGGGTTCTGGCTGAGCGGTGCCCTGCCGGTCGCGGCAAGTCTGCCACCGGTCGTTCTGCTTGCGATCGTGAAGCAGGTCTATGACCGGCGGCAGGCGCGGCGGTTCGAAGTCGCCACCGATGCCCTCAGCCGCTTTCACGCGCCGGACCTTGCAAACCGGATTGCCGAGGATCCTGATTTCCTGCTCAGACCTGTCGAACAGGACGCAGCGATCCTTTTTGTCGATCTTGCCGGTTTCACCGGGCTCAGCGAACGAATGGGGCCGGTGCGAACGCGCGACATTCTCAAGACGTTTCATACGCTCGTGGTGAATGAGACGGTCGGCAACAACGGTGTCGTTTTGGATTTCATGGGAGACGGCGCGATGATCTGTTTCGGCATAACAGGCGCCCGTCCCGGGAACGCCGATGATGCGGTCAGGTGCGCATTCGACCTTGTCGCCGCCGTGCGGGGCTGGATCGCGTCCTCCGGTTTGAACCTCGATATCACCGATGTGCGGGTGGGCGGGCATTTCGGCCCGGTCGTTCTGTCCCGCCTGGGTCACGACAGCCAGCAGCAGATTGCCGCGACAGGCGATTGCGTCAATGTTGCAAGCCGCCTTATGGAAGCGGGCAAGAGCTTCCAGACATCCGTTGCGCTTTCGCAAACCCTCATGTCTGCGGCAGGGTCATGCAAACCAGTTCCGCCGCGGATGGAAACGGTCGTCATCCGCGGCCGGCGCCAGGATATTCAGGCGGGGCTGTGGACGAGCGAGGAAGCCTGCGCTCTTAGTTCCAGCAACTTTGCCGCCGGCTGA
- a CDS encoding Crp/Fnr family transcriptional regulator → MAYFDVGAGQISGVRPSGAPVCAPGKTSFADFGGKAARYGAHAVVYYQGDPVKRLYELVKGSVMLYKLLPDGRRQVVEVLRPGDVFGLAGSDEYDCTAETLTEAEVQEIELRHVERSDELQRSLAKCLTNQMRALHEHAVLLGRKSAVERVASFLMYLVPDRGGASCIGPVGDADDGFDLHLHMTRQEIADYLGLTIETVSRVVSDLKRRGVIRADKADRIHLNRVCGLCQMTGMH, encoded by the coding sequence ATGGCATATTTCGATGTTGGCGCAGGTCAGATTTCCGGCGTGAGGCCAAGTGGCGCTCCCGTTTGCGCTCCCGGCAAGACGTCGTTTGCCGATTTTGGCGGCAAGGCCGCACGCTACGGCGCGCATGCCGTCGTCTATTACCAGGGCGATCCGGTCAAACGGCTCTATGAATTGGTCAAGGGGTCGGTGATGCTCTACAAGCTCCTGCCCGATGGCCGCCGCCAGGTTGTGGAGGTCTTGCGGCCGGGAGATGTTTTCGGGCTGGCAGGCAGCGACGAGTATGACTGCACCGCCGAAACGCTTACCGAGGCGGAAGTGCAGGAGATCGAACTGCGGCATGTCGAGCGCTCCGACGAATTGCAGCGCTCCCTGGCAAAATGCCTGACCAACCAGATGCGCGCCCTCCACGAGCACGCGGTCTTGCTCGGCCGCAAGTCGGCGGTCGAGCGCGTCGCGAGCTTCCTGATGTATCTGGTTCCGGATCGCGGTGGGGCCAGCTGTATCGGCCCCGTCGGAGACGCCGATGACGGCTTCGACCTGCACCTGCACATGACCCGTCAGGAAATTGCCGACTATCTCGGGCTGACTATCGAAACCGTCAGCCGGGTGGTGTCCGACCTGAAACGCCGCGGTGTGATCCGTGCCGACAAGGCCGACCGTATCCACCTCAACAGGGTGTGCGGACTGTGCCAGATGACCGGTATGCACTGA
- a CDS encoding response regulator, whose amino-acid sequence MNIHIIEDDEAVADALAVALEGLEHRPVTYPDGETFLARAELASEDWVIIDLGLPGISGVDVIRKIRHLPDPPRILAITGKPQARLLTHLKALPGLKILRKPLSIEMITKAMN is encoded by the coding sequence GTGAACATTCATATCATCGAAGACGATGAGGCGGTTGCCGACGCGCTGGCTGTGGCGCTCGAAGGGCTCGAACATCGTCCAGTGACATATCCTGACGGCGAAACCTTCCTGGCCCGTGCAGAGCTGGCTTCGGAGGACTGGGTCATTATCGACCTCGGCCTGCCCGGCATAAGCGGCGTCGATGTCATTCGCAAAATAAGACACCTGCCCGATCCGCCAAGGATCCTTGCCATAACCGGCAAACCACAGGCGAGACTTCTGACGCACCTGAAGGCTCTGCCCGGGCTGAAAATATTGCGAAAGCCGCTGTCCATCGAAATGATCACGAAGGCGATGAACTGA
- a CDS encoding response regulator transcription factor, producing MSADADAIYIVDDDPAVRDALSVLFNMEGYVVETFSDGDTFIDSASRAVPACVMLDVHMPGRSGIEILKALNAENYPAPIFIISGQGDIPMAVEAIRNGAFDFVEKPFNAETVLERVKEGIAAMNERQPIEKNVSFPGAELLTRRELEVVKEITEGASNKEAGRTLGISPRTVEVHRARIMEKLGARNAADLVRIVLGHPTAG from the coding sequence ATGAGCGCTGACGCGGACGCCATTTATATCGTTGACGATGACCCAGCGGTGCGCGATGCCCTGTCGGTCCTGTTCAACATGGAAGGGTATGTGGTCGAGACCTTCTCGGACGGGGATACTTTCATCGATTCCGCGAGCAGGGCCGTTCCGGCCTGTGTCATGCTGGACGTGCACATGCCCGGCCGTTCGGGGATCGAAATCCTCAAGGCGCTGAATGCGGAGAACTATCCGGCGCCGATTTTCATCATTTCAGGGCAGGGCGATATCCCGATGGCCGTCGAGGCCATCCGGAACGGTGCCTTTGATTTCGTCGAAAAGCCGTTTAACGCCGAAACGGTGCTGGAGCGGGTGAAAGAAGGCATTGCCGCCATGAACGAGCGGCAGCCGATCGAGAAGAATGTCTCGTTCCCCGGTGCGGAACTACTCACCCGGCGTGAACTGGAGGTGGTGAAGGAAATCACGGAAGGCGCCTCCAACAAGGAAGCCGGCAGAACGCTTGGCATCAGCCCGAGAACGGTCGAAGTCCACCGCGCCCGGATCATGGAAAAACTGGGTGCGCGCAACGCAGCTGATCTTGTGCGCATCGTACTAGGCCATCCCACAGCAGGTTGA
- a CDS encoding two-component system sensor histidine kinase NtrB, with protein sequence MSGDEVVDQNRENAAESEARLASVFDTAADGIVVINDRGQVLSFNKACEDLFGYEAADLLGRNVNRIMPEDYARAHDAYLNNYLETGERKIIGIGREVQGRHKDGTVFPIELSVGEASTPAGRQFIGILRDLRSRKQMEDRLAKAQAQLLHMTRISALDEMGAAIAHELNQPLTAILLYLQSVSRRAKADASLDPLILEVIDKAVREAERAGEIIQRMRQLVEKKAPARETLDVQELVRNCLEMAELGSGEGAAYLHAEVEPELPPLMADPVQIRQILINLLRNAREAVSDLADKKVTLSVHRNGDALEFRVRDNGPGVPRELVESLFRAFSGVKEKGVGLGLAISRSIAQNHGGDLRLEPQPDGGGASFLLTLPVDLPDDSASRHLNSLMKNQIAEE encoded by the coding sequence ATGTCAGGCGACGAGGTCGTAGACCAGAACAGAGAAAATGCGGCGGAGTCGGAGGCGCGTCTGGCAAGCGTGTTCGACACGGCCGCAGACGGCATTGTCGTCATCAACGACCGGGGGCAGGTCCTGTCCTTCAACAAGGCCTGCGAGGACCTCTTCGGCTACGAAGCGGCGGATCTTCTGGGGCGAAACGTCAACCGGATCATGCCGGAAGACTATGCGCGGGCACATGACGCCTACCTGAACAATTACCTGGAAACAGGCGAAAGGAAGATCATCGGCATAGGCCGGGAAGTGCAGGGCCGGCACAAGGACGGAACGGTCTTCCCGATCGAACTCTCCGTCGGCGAGGCTTCCACGCCCGCCGGGCGGCAATTCATCGGCATCTTGCGTGACCTGCGGTCGCGCAAGCAGATGGAGGACAGGCTCGCCAAGGCCCAGGCGCAGCTCCTCCATATGACCCGGATCAGCGCCCTGGATGAAATGGGCGCGGCGATCGCCCACGAGCTCAACCAGCCCCTGACCGCCATATTGCTCTACCTGCAGTCGGTGTCGCGCAGGGCCAAGGCGGATGCCTCGCTTGATCCCTTGATTCTCGAAGTGATCGACAAGGCCGTCCGCGAGGCGGAAAGAGCGGGCGAAATCATCCAGCGCATGCGTCAGCTCGTTGAGAAGAAGGCGCCTGCGCGCGAGACCTTGGACGTTCAGGAGCTTGTGAGAAACTGCCTGGAAATGGCGGAGCTTGGAAGCGGTGAAGGTGCGGCCTATCTTCATGCCGAAGTGGAACCCGAACTCCCGCCACTCATGGCGGATCCGGTGCAGATCCGGCAGATCCTGATCAATCTCCTGCGCAATGCGCGCGAAGCGGTTTCGGACCTGGCGGACAAGAAGGTTACGTTGTCCGTCCACAGAAATGGGGACGCGCTGGAATTCCGCGTCAGGGACAACGGGCCGGGTGTCCCCAGGGAGCTTGTGGAAAGCCTGTTCCGGGCCTTTAGTGGCGTGAAGGAAAAGGGCGTCGGATTGGGATTGGCGATTTCCCGCTCCATTGCGCAAAATCACGGCGGCGATTTGAGGCTTGAGCCGCAGCCGGACGGCGGCGGGGCGTCGTTCCTGCTGACTTTGCCCGTGGATTTGCCGGATGACTCTGCGTCGCGGCACCTGAACTCTCTTATGAAGAATCAAATAGCTGAGGAATAG